Proteins from one Brevibacillus humidisoli genomic window:
- a CDS encoding DUF503 domain-containing protein translates to MVGVARVELHLPACQSLKEKRSIVKSVIARLRNKFNVSVAEVAYLEQWQRTELVIAAVANEISFLQRELTQVIQMVEMVPNAELIDHVTEYYE, encoded by the coding sequence ATGGTTGGGGTAGCGCGAGTGGAACTGCATCTGCCCGCCTGCCAATCGCTGAAAGAAAAGCGGTCGATCGTGAAAAGCGTCATTGCCCGCTTGCGCAACAAGTTTAATGTATCCGTGGCGGAAGTCGCCTATTTAGAGCAATGGCAGCGTACCGAACTGGTTATCGCTGCCGTTGCCAATGAGATCTCCTTTTTGCAGCGGGAACTGACACAAGTTATCCAAATGGTAGAAATGGTTCCCAATGCAGAGTTGATCGATCACGTTACGGAATACTACGAGTAA
- a CDS encoding PolC-type DNA polymerase III has protein sequence MAATEEQLQRFALLLKQLEIPENWIDAYFRQGRIDKLELYKQNKRWLFTLTLERLLPADVYQAFQMRLKQTFSHIANAEALIRYQETPVLDVLMQEYWDLIIGHAEQDLNSLAGPLKASRWQIQGQAVKIMLPTEMAVELAKRKQADQVLQAAFLRVSQLAPQFLFATDESDDTYRAFLEQRMEEERALVQEVISAQAEKEAQNDAQPEAITTLMIGYEIKDDPVPIKQIQEEERRIVIQGTVFQSELRELKSGRHLLTFNVTDYTDSIAVKIFSRDKEDVKLLAALKDGMWLKVRGNVQHDTYMRELVMTANDINQIEQLGRRDTAERKRVELHCHTPMSALDGVASLKALIGTAAKWGHSAIAVTDHGVVQAYPEAYSLAKKNNIKCILGMEAYVVEDGIDVVYNLDPSGSNDRPINDETTYVVFDTETTGLNPTEHTIIEIAAVKMRGGEIIDEWSELIDPQIPIGAKTTEITGITNEMLAGKETIDVVLRKFKEYTGDAVLVAHNAKFDQGFINACAQRIGMEPWNNPFLDTLPLARMLYSGMRNYRLGTLAKKFNVELINAHRALDDTVALARVFQQMLKDLREAGITSLAALNERSNATADYKSSRPFHATILVQNQAGLKNLYKLVSRSHVETFYRVPRIQRSQLHKFREGLLIGTACKEGELFQALLRGKNVDELAEIAAFYDFIELQPPRHYQPLLRNETIPSLDAIKDYHQKLIEVAQKLNKPVAATGDVHYLNPQDAVFREVFLLSQGDPDAQNQPPLFLMTTDEMLEAFSYLGEEMAEQIVVTATNQIAEMIEDVCPIPDKLYTPVIDGADDELRQMCYDKARQLYGEPLPEIVEQRLEKELSSIIKHGFSVIYLISQRLVTKSLQDGYLVGSRGSVGSSFVATMSEITEVNPLPPHYRCPDCKHSEFITDGSIGSGFDLPEKDCPQCGSRYHKDGQDIPFETFLGFKGDKVPDIDLNFSGDYQPRAHKYTQELFGVDNVYRAGTIGTVAEKTAYGYVRKFAEERGLVLRNAEIARMVNGCTGVKRTTGQHPGGIIVVPDYMEIEDFCPIQFPADDSGSEWRTTHFDFHSIHDNLLKLDILGHDDPTVIRMLQDLTGIDPKTIPLDDPKTMSIFSSTEALGVTPEQIRTNLGTLGIPEFGTKFVRQMLEDTKPTTFAELVQISGLSHGTDVWLNNAQELIRNNVCKLSDVIGCRDDIMVYLIYKGLEPSRAFKIMESVRKGKGVSEEDQEEMRRNDVPDWYIDSCQKIKYMFPKAHATAYVMMAVRIAYFKVHYPLEFYATYFTVRADDFDIPLMTKGASAIRQKIEEIEAKGHDAQPKEKSLLTVLEMALEMVERGFRFQNVNLYRSDASKFLIEGDSLLAPFNALPGLGTNAAISIVKARGEGEFLSKEDLLTRSRISKTILEYLDEQGALADLPESNQLSLF, from the coding sequence ATGGCAGCAACAGAGGAACAACTGCAGCGGTTTGCTCTCCTGCTGAAACAATTGGAAATACCGGAGAATTGGATCGATGCCTATTTTCGGCAAGGTCGGATCGATAAGCTGGAACTGTACAAACAAAACAAAAGATGGTTATTCACGCTTACATTGGAGCGCCTGCTCCCTGCAGACGTCTACCAGGCGTTTCAGATGCGTTTGAAGCAAACTTTTTCCCATATCGCCAATGCGGAGGCGTTGATACGCTACCAGGAAACACCGGTTCTTGACGTATTGATGCAGGAATATTGGGATCTCATCATCGGTCATGCTGAGCAGGATTTGAACTCCCTCGCTGGGCCGCTGAAAGCGAGCCGCTGGCAGATACAGGGGCAAGCTGTAAAAATCATGTTGCCAACCGAGATGGCTGTGGAACTGGCTAAGCGAAAGCAGGCGGATCAGGTCCTGCAGGCAGCCTTTCTGCGGGTTTCCCAACTGGCACCGCAGTTTCTCTTCGCCACTGATGAAAGTGACGACACCTATCGCGCCTTCCTGGAACAGCGAATGGAGGAAGAGCGGGCCCTGGTCCAAGAGGTGATCAGCGCCCAGGCAGAAAAAGAAGCGCAAAACGACGCACAGCCGGAAGCGATCACAACACTGATGATTGGCTACGAGATCAAGGACGATCCGGTTCCGATCAAGCAGATCCAAGAGGAAGAACGGCGGATCGTTATCCAAGGGACGGTGTTTCAATCAGAGCTGAGAGAATTGAAAAGTGGACGCCACTTGCTGACGTTTAACGTGACCGATTATACCGATTCCATTGCGGTAAAGATCTTTTCCCGCGACAAAGAAGATGTCAAGCTGCTGGCAGCGCTAAAAGACGGCATGTGGCTGAAAGTTCGCGGCAATGTCCAGCACGATACATACATGCGCGAATTGGTGATGACCGCCAATGACATCAACCAGATTGAGCAGCTCGGCCGTCGCGATACCGCAGAGCGAAAACGGGTGGAACTGCATTGTCATACCCCGATGAGCGCCTTGGACGGAGTGGCTTCGCTCAAAGCCTTGATTGGAACAGCAGCCAAGTGGGGCCATTCGGCTATTGCCGTTACGGACCATGGCGTTGTGCAAGCTTATCCGGAAGCGTACAGTCTGGCCAAAAAGAATAACATCAAGTGCATCCTCGGGATGGAAGCCTATGTGGTAGAAGATGGGATTGACGTGGTGTACAATCTGGATCCGTCGGGCAGCAATGACCGGCCAATCAACGATGAGACGACCTATGTGGTATTTGATACGGAGACAACCGGTCTCAATCCTACCGAACATACGATCATTGAAATCGCCGCCGTGAAAATGCGGGGGGGTGAGATCATCGACGAGTGGTCGGAACTGATCGATCCGCAGATACCGATTGGGGCAAAGACCACGGAGATTACCGGGATCACCAATGAAATGCTGGCCGGAAAAGAGACGATCGATGTCGTTTTGCGCAAGTTTAAGGAGTACACGGGGGATGCAGTACTGGTGGCGCATAATGCCAAGTTTGACCAGGGCTTTATCAACGCCTGCGCCCAGCGTATCGGCATGGAACCATGGAACAATCCCTTCTTGGACACTTTGCCGTTGGCTCGAATGCTTTACAGCGGTATGCGCAACTACCGTCTAGGTACACTAGCCAAAAAGTTTAATGTGGAGCTGATTAACGCCCACCGCGCATTGGATGACACGGTTGCGTTGGCACGTGTCTTTCAGCAAATGCTGAAAGACCTCCGGGAAGCAGGCATCACCAGTCTGGCAGCCCTGAACGAACGGAGCAACGCGACGGCGGATTATAAAAGTTCCCGCCCTTTTCACGCTACGATCCTGGTGCAAAACCAGGCCGGCCTGAAAAACTTGTACAAGCTGGTCAGCCGCTCCCATGTAGAGACGTTCTACCGGGTGCCGCGGATTCAACGCAGTCAATTGCATAAGTTCCGCGAAGGATTGTTGATCGGCACAGCTTGCAAAGAAGGAGAACTGTTTCAGGCACTGCTGCGCGGTAAAAACGTTGATGAGCTGGCGGAAATTGCTGCATTTTACGACTTTATCGAGCTGCAGCCGCCGAGGCACTACCAGCCGCTGCTGCGCAACGAGACGATCCCATCGTTGGATGCGATCAAGGATTATCATCAAAAGCTGATTGAAGTGGCCCAGAAGCTGAACAAACCGGTCGCAGCTACCGGCGATGTTCATTATCTCAACCCGCAGGATGCGGTATTCCGCGAGGTGTTTTTGCTGTCACAAGGCGACCCGGATGCTCAGAATCAACCACCGCTCTTTCTGATGACCACCGATGAGATGCTGGAAGCGTTTAGCTACCTGGGTGAAGAGATGGCCGAGCAGATCGTTGTGACCGCAACCAACCAGATTGCCGAGATGATCGAGGATGTTTGCCCGATCCCGGACAAACTGTACACGCCTGTTATCGATGGCGCTGATGATGAACTTCGCCAGATGTGTTACGACAAGGCCCGGCAGCTGTATGGCGAGCCACTGCCTGAGATAGTGGAGCAGCGGTTGGAAAAAGAGCTGTCCAGCATTATTAAACACGGGTTTAGCGTGATCTATCTGATCTCACAGCGTCTGGTGACCAAGTCGCTGCAGGACGGGTATCTGGTCGGTTCGCGAGGTTCGGTCGGCTCCTCCTTTGTAGCTACCATGTCGGAGATTACAGAGGTAAACCCGCTTCCGCCGCATTATCGCTGCCCCGATTGCAAACACAGCGAGTTTATCACGGACGGATCGATTGGTTCTGGATTCGACCTGCCGGAGAAAGATTGTCCGCAGTGCGGATCACGCTATCACAAAGATGGACAGGACATTCCGTTTGAGACGTTTCTCGGCTTCAAGGGGGACAAGGTGCCTGATATCGATCTCAACTTTTCCGGTGATTACCAACCGAGGGCCCACAAGTATACACAGGAGTTGTTCGGGGTAGACAATGTGTACCGCGCAGGCACAATCGGCACTGTTGCAGAGAAGACGGCCTACGGGTACGTTCGCAAATTTGCCGAAGAGCGCGGACTTGTGCTGCGCAACGCCGAAATCGCGCGAATGGTTAACGGTTGTACCGGCGTTAAACGGACGACCGGTCAGCACCCGGGAGGAATCATCGTCGTACCAGACTACATGGAGATTGAAGATTTCTGCCCGATTCAATTCCCGGCAGATGACAGCGGATCAGAGTGGCGGACAACGCATTTCGACTTCCACTCCATCCACGACAATCTGCTAAAGCTGGACATTCTGGGACACGACGATCCCACGGTGATTCGGATGCTGCAGGACTTGACAGGGATCGATCCCAAGACGATTCCGCTCGACGATCCCAAGACGATGTCGATCTTCAGCTCGACGGAAGCCCTGGGTGTTACTCCTGAGCAAATCCGGACTAACCTTGGCACACTTGGCATTCCTGAGTTTGGTACCAAGTTTGTCCGTCAGATGCTGGAAGATACGAAACCGACAACCTTTGCCGAACTGGTGCAGATCTCCGGCCTGTCCCACGGCACCGATGTTTGGCTGAACAACGCACAGGAACTGATCCGCAACAACGTCTGTAAATTGTCCGACGTGATCGGCTGTCGGGACGACATCATGGTGTATCTCATCTATAAAGGTTTAGAGCCCTCCCGTGCGTTCAAGATCATGGAGTCCGTCCGTAAAGGGAAAGGGGTTAGCGAAGAGGATCAGGAAGAGATGCGCCGCAATGACGTCCCAGACTGGTACATCGATTCGTGTCAAAAGATCAAGTATATGTTTCCAAAAGCGCACGCAACGGCATACGTGATGATGGCGGTGCGAATTGCTTATTTCAAGGTGCATTATCCGCTAGAGTTCTACGCCACATACTTTACGGTTCGCGCCGATGACTTTGACATTCCGCTGATGACCAAGGGGGCATCAGCCATCCGGCAAAAGATTGAGGAGATTGAGGCAAAAGGACACGATGCCCAACCGAAGGAAAAATCACTGCTGACCGTACTGGAGATGGCACTGGAGATGGTAGAACGCGGCTTCCGCTTCCAAAATGTAAATCTCTATCGCTCCGATGCGAGCAAGTTCTTGATTGAGGGCGACAGTTTGCTCGCCCCGTTCAACGCGCTGCCCGGTCTCGGTACCAATGCGGCGATCAGCATTGTCAAGGCAAGGGGAGAAGGGGAGTTTTTGTCAAAAGAGGACTTGCTGACGCGCTCTCGTATCTCCAAAACGATTCTGGAGTACCTCGACGAACAGGGAGCACTTGCCGATCTGCCTGAGTCCAATCAGTTATCTCTGTTCTGA
- the rimP gene encoding ribosome maturation factor RimP, which yields MSKVTEIVADLVQPILDELKLELVEIEYVKEGGNWFLRVYIDNETGSIDIDECGVVSERLSQRLDEIDPIPNAYFLEVSSPGAERPLRQEKDFRKAVGKHVHITTKQPLEGHTVFEGELVSYDGDQLTVKEAKQSFVIPLDQISEARTAIVF from the coding sequence TTGAGTAAGGTAACGGAAATCGTGGCAGATCTGGTTCAACCGATTCTCGACGAATTGAAGCTGGAACTGGTAGAGATCGAGTACGTCAAGGAGGGGGGCAACTGGTTTCTCCGGGTCTACATCGATAATGAGACCGGCAGCATTGACATCGACGAGTGCGGTGTTGTCAGCGAACGGTTGAGCCAACGCCTGGACGAGATAGATCCGATTCCCAACGCCTACTTCCTGGAGGTATCGTCCCCCGGAGCCGAGCGTCCGCTGCGGCAGGAGAAAGACTTTCGCAAGGCGGTTGGCAAACACGTACATATCACCACAAAGCAACCGCTCGAAGGCCATACTGTCTTCGAAGGTGAACTCGTCTCGTATGACGGCGATCAGCTTACGGTGAAAGAGGCGAAGCAGTCGTTCGTGATTCCCTTGGATCAGATCAGCGAGGCGCGAACGGCGATCGTCTTTTAG
- the rbfA gene encoding 30S ribosome-binding factor RbfA: protein MNKMRLNRVGEEIKKKLSILLQRELKDPRIGFVTVTDVEVTSDLQMARVYVSIFGSAEQRKVSLEGLHKAKGYLRTEIGRRIKLRHTPDLVFKLDQSIDYGNKIDSILREISTDEGKRNHE, encoded by the coding sequence ATGAACAAGATGCGGTTGAACCGTGTGGGAGAAGAGATCAAAAAAAAGCTAAGCATTCTCTTGCAGCGGGAATTGAAAGATCCGCGAATCGGTTTTGTCACCGTTACCGATGTGGAGGTAACCAGTGACTTGCAGATGGCTAGAGTATACGTCAGCATTTTTGGCAGTGCAGAGCAGAGGAAAGTGAGCTTGGAAGGCCTGCACAAGGCCAAAGGCTATCTGCGCACGGAGATCGGCAGGCGGATCAAGCTGCGGCATACCCCTGACCTCGTCTTTAAGCTGGATCAGTCCATTGATTACGGGAACAAAATCGACTCGATTCTGCGTGAGATTTCCACGGATGAAGGGAAGAGAAACCATGAGTGA
- the infB gene encoding translation initiation factor IF-2: MKTRVYEYAKKHNMSSKEIITLLKRLNIEVANHMSVMDQEMINKVEQHLAKLRASAPRPTDNRTGGTANGQRPKQGQQTGETKPAHDTGKHVQSGEKREQNRSGDRPKGNRPERHRQNQGKNQERRANDMRNQTGKQTDRSKQANQPKQAAAQNAKPAEEFEDKVKIPPKVGMEKREKIKKGPTGKKTYEESRKNPPFNKNSRRNDNRRGGHREHRPVMEPPAKITFTESLTVAELAKKLRKEPAEIIKKLFILGVMATINQDLDRDTIELVCAEYNVEVEEKIVIDETNFETIEEVDAPEELVERPPVVTIMGHVDHGKTTLLDAIRSANVVAGEAGGITQHIGAYQVEVKGKKITFLDTPGHAAFTTMRARGAQITDITILVVAADDGVKPQTVEAISHAKAANVPIIVAVNKVDKPEANPDRVKQELTEYELVAEEWGGDTIFCPISAKERSGLEELLEYILLVAEVQEYKANPNKRARGTVVEAELDKGRGPVATILVQHGTLKVGDPIVVGHTYGRVRAMVNDKGRRLKEAGPSTPVEITGLHDVPQAGDQFMVFEDEKKARAIGEARGAKLRESERRANSRVSLDDLFQQIQEGDIKELNLIVKADVQGSVEALRGSLEKIEVNGTRIKIIHTGVGAITESDITLANASNAIVIGFNVRPEPNARSMAEQEKIDIRLHRVIYNVIEEIESALKGMLDPVFKEAIIGQAEVRQVFKVSKVGNIAGCYVTEGKITRDAGARVIRDGVVIYEGKLDTLKRYKDDVKEVASGYECGITLERYNDIKEGDIIEAFVMEEVKA, from the coding sequence ATGAAGACACGCGTGTACGAATACGCAAAAAAACACAATATGAGTAGCAAGGAAATCATTACACTGTTAAAACGCTTGAATATAGAAGTGGCCAATCATATGAGTGTGATGGATCAAGAGATGATTAACAAGGTGGAGCAGCATCTGGCCAAGCTGCGCGCATCGGCGCCCCGCCCGACCGACAATAGGACAGGGGGAACGGCTAACGGGCAGAGACCAAAACAGGGGCAGCAAACAGGAGAGACAAAACCGGCGCATGACACTGGCAAGCACGTTCAATCGGGTGAGAAAAGAGAGCAAAATCGCAGCGGTGACAGACCAAAAGGAAATCGTCCGGAACGTCACAGGCAAAACCAGGGGAAGAATCAGGAGCGAAGAGCCAACGATATGAGAAACCAAACGGGAAAACAGACAGACCGCAGCAAACAGGCCAATCAGCCGAAGCAGGCAGCCGCTCAGAATGCCAAGCCTGCCGAGGAATTTGAAGACAAGGTAAAAATCCCTCCAAAAGTTGGGATGGAAAAGCGGGAGAAGATCAAAAAAGGACCAACCGGCAAGAAGACCTACGAAGAGTCGCGGAAGAATCCCCCCTTTAACAAAAACAGCCGCCGTAACGACAACCGCCGCGGTGGGCACCGTGAACACAGGCCTGTAATGGAACCACCAGCCAAAATCACTTTTACCGAATCGCTGACAGTAGCCGAGCTGGCCAAAAAACTGCGCAAAGAACCGGCGGAGATCATTAAAAAGCTGTTTATACTTGGTGTGATGGCCACGATCAATCAAGATCTGGACAGAGACACGATCGAGTTGGTTTGCGCGGAATACAACGTAGAAGTAGAAGAAAAAATCGTGATTGATGAGACCAACTTCGAGACCATCGAAGAAGTGGATGCACCGGAAGAACTGGTGGAACGTCCCCCCGTGGTCACGATCATGGGTCACGTCGACCATGGGAAAACGACTCTGCTTGATGCTATTCGCTCTGCTAATGTAGTCGCTGGCGAAGCTGGCGGAATCACCCAGCATATCGGCGCCTATCAGGTCGAAGTAAAAGGGAAGAAGATTACCTTCCTCGATACTCCGGGACACGCCGCTTTTACCACCATGCGGGCGCGCGGAGCGCAAATCACCGATATTACGATCTTGGTAGTCGCGGCAGACGATGGAGTGAAGCCACAGACAGTGGAGGCGATCAGTCACGCCAAAGCGGCGAATGTGCCGATTATCGTGGCCGTCAATAAAGTCGATAAGCCGGAAGCCAACCCGGATCGGGTGAAACAGGAACTGACCGAATATGAGCTGGTCGCGGAAGAGTGGGGCGGAGACACGATCTTTTGCCCGATTTCCGCCAAGGAACGGAGCGGCCTGGAAGAACTGCTGGAATACATCTTGCTGGTAGCGGAGGTTCAGGAGTACAAGGCAAATCCGAACAAACGCGCACGCGGCACTGTGGTGGAAGCAGAGTTAGACAAAGGACGTGGTCCGGTGGCTACCATCCTCGTCCAGCATGGCACGCTCAAAGTGGGTGATCCGATCGTGGTCGGTCATACCTACGGTCGTGTACGCGCGATGGTAAACGACAAGGGACGCCGTCTGAAGGAAGCTGGTCCGTCTACCCCTGTGGAGATCACCGGGCTGCATGATGTGCCGCAAGCAGGAGACCAGTTCATGGTCTTCGAAGATGAGAAAAAGGCACGTGCCATTGGCGAAGCACGCGGTGCCAAACTGCGGGAATCGGAGCGACGGGCTAATTCGCGCGTCTCGCTCGACGACCTGTTCCAGCAGATCCAGGAAGGCGATATCAAAGAACTGAACCTGATCGTCAAAGCGGACGTACAAGGATCGGTTGAAGCTCTCCGTGGGTCTCTGGAAAAAATTGAAGTAAACGGGACACGTATCAAGATCATCCACACTGGCGTTGGAGCGATCACAGAATCTGACATTACCTTGGCTAATGCATCTAATGCGATTGTGATTGGCTTTAACGTACGCCCAGAGCCAAACGCCCGCAGCATGGCGGAACAGGAAAAAATCGATATCCGTCTGCATCGCGTGATTTACAACGTGATCGAAGAGATCGAGTCGGCTCTCAAAGGGATGCTTGATCCTGTGTTTAAAGAAGCGATTATCGGTCAGGCGGAAGTTCGCCAGGTGTTCAAAGTTTCCAAAGTGGGCAACATCGCCGGCTGCTATGTAACGGAAGGAAAAATCACCCGGGATGCCGGTGCCCGCGTCATCCGCGATGGAGTGGTTATCTACGAGGGCAAACTGGATACCCTGAAGCGGTATAAGGATGATGTCAAAGAGGTAGCGTCCGGATATGAATGCGGGATCACTTTGGAACGCTACAATGACATCAAAGAAGGAGATATCATCGAAGCCTTTGTCATGGAGGAAGTGAAGGCCTGA
- the rnpM gene encoding RNase P modulator RnpM codes for MRVKKVPLRKCIVCQEMFPKKELLRIVRTPQEEIVIDLTGKAAGRGTYVCRSETCRTPDTFASGKWKKVLERALNMSITQEQYDQFRQNWQEMIGK; via the coding sequence ATGAGAGTGAAGAAAGTCCCGCTGAGAAAATGCATCGTCTGTCAGGAGATGTTTCCCAAAAAGGAACTGCTGCGCATCGTGCGTACACCGCAGGAGGAGATTGTGATCGATCTAACTGGCAAGGCGGCGGGCAGAGGGACGTACGTGTGCCGCAGCGAAACCTGTCGGACGCCGGATACCTTTGCATCCGGCAAATGGAAGAAAGTGCTGGAGCGAGCCCTTAACATGAGTATTACGCAAGAGCAGTACGATCAGTTTCGCCAGAACTGGCAGGAGATGATCGGCAAGTGA
- the nusA gene encoding transcription termination factor NusA, whose amino-acid sequence MNADFMDALHEIEREKGISKDVLIEAIEAALISGYKRNFNSAQNVRVDVNRHTGQVRVFARKTVVEDVLDSRLEISLEAAQEIDPNYHLDDIVELEVTPRDFGRIAAQTAKQVVTQRIREAERGLIYSEFVEREEDIITGVVQRQDARNYYIDLGKTEAVMPLTEKMPTDDFKPQDRIKAYIIKVEKTTKGPQIVVSRTHPGLLKRLFELEVPEIYDGVVEIKSVAREAGDRSKIAVHSVNPDVDPVGACVGPKGMRVQAIVSELKGEKIDIVRWSEDPAEYVANALSPSKVLHVEVNAADKMTRVIVPDYQLSLAIGKRGQNARLAAKLTGWKIDIKSESQAEEEGILYPKDPDTELSEDVEVQ is encoded by the coding sequence ATGAATGCCGATTTTATGGATGCACTGCACGAAATTGAACGAGAGAAAGGAATCTCTAAAGATGTCTTGATTGAAGCGATCGAGGCTGCCTTGATCTCAGGATACAAACGAAACTTCAACTCCGCACAAAACGTGCGCGTCGACGTTAATCGGCACACCGGACAAGTGCGCGTGTTTGCCCGTAAAACCGTGGTGGAAGACGTTCTTGACTCGCGGCTGGAAATCTCTTTGGAAGCAGCCCAGGAGATTGACCCCAACTACCACCTGGATGACATCGTAGAATTGGAAGTAACGCCACGCGATTTTGGCCGGATCGCCGCCCAGACAGCGAAACAAGTGGTGACCCAGCGCATCCGCGAAGCAGAGCGAGGACTTATCTACAGCGAGTTTGTCGAGAGAGAAGAAGATATCATCACCGGAGTGGTCCAGCGACAAGATGCCCGCAACTATTACATCGACCTTGGCAAGACGGAAGCGGTGATGCCGCTGACGGAAAAAATGCCCACCGATGACTTCAAGCCGCAAGATCGCATCAAGGCCTATATCATTAAAGTGGAAAAAACGACAAAAGGACCACAAATCGTGGTCTCCCGCACTCATCCCGGTTTGTTAAAGCGGTTATTCGAGCTGGAAGTCCCGGAAATTTACGACGGTGTGGTCGAGATCAAATCGGTGGCGCGAGAGGCGGGCGACCGTTCCAAGATCGCGGTTCATTCGGTCAACCCCGATGTCGATCCGGTTGGCGCCTGTGTCGGTCCCAAAGGAATGCGGGTGCAAGCGATCGTCAGCGAGTTGAAAGGGGAGAAGATCGATATTGTTCGCTGGTCGGAAGACCCGGCGGAGTATGTAGCCAACGCGCTTAGTCCCTCCAAAGTACTCCACGTAGAAGTAAACGCCGCAGATAAAATGACCCGCGTGATTGTGCCAGACTACCAGCTATCCCTGGCGATTGGCAAGCGAGGGCAAAACGCCCGGCTGGCTGCAAAGCTAACCGGTTGGAAAATTGATATCAAGAGTGAGAGCCAGGCGGAAGAGGAAGGCATTCTCTATCCAAAAGATCCTGATACCGAGCTATCGGAGGATGTGGAAGTCCAATGA
- a CDS encoding YlxQ family RNA-binding protein has product MLGLTMRARKLISGEDSVIDAVRSGKARLVLLASDASANTAKKVTDKCRYYEVPCHTASDRYQLGRAIGKEARVVLAVTDDNLADRIRRLLTPNP; this is encoded by the coding sequence ATGCTGGGGCTTACGATGCGGGCACGCAAACTGATCAGTGGGGAAGATTCCGTCATAGATGCCGTCCGCAGCGGCAAGGCGAGGCTGGTGTTGCTCGCCTCGGATGCCTCGGCCAATACGGCGAAGAAAGTAACGGACAAGTGCCGTTACTATGAGGTGCCCTGTCATACCGCCTCCGACCGGTACCAACTGGGACGGGCGATCGGCAAGGAGGCGCGGGTCGTCTTGGCTGTTACGGACGACAATCTGGCGGATCGCATCCGGCGCCTTCTCACACCGAATCCATAA
- a CDS encoding DHH family phosphoesterase: protein MSDYAAALQEAVRFMREHDRFLIISHVSPDGDTTSAALVTAQMLDQLGKSYVIVNEGATPAKFDYLPGFAQIVNLSEQPIEERFSHVIAVDAADSKRMGEVSHLFLEDVELLNIDHHPTNDYFGTVNVIRTDAAATVEIMFDLLEAGAFRTDPEIATCIYTGLVTDTGGFRYSNTSANVMEIAAKLLPYGVKPGEVAERCLEAITLGHVRLLQRALQTLQLTHRRLVASLRVTHRDLVETEASSDDLSGLVNYGRNIEGVEVGVLFTEMQPGFIKVNLRSRREVDVSQIAKHFGGGGHARAAGYSYVGSIADAEQELFSSLSEVLGVNRDE, encoded by the coding sequence ATGAGTGATTACGCCGCTGCACTCCAGGAAGCGGTGCGGTTCATGCGGGAACACGACCGGTTTTTGATTATCTCCCATGTGAGCCCGGACGGTGACACGACCAGTGCCGCGCTCGTGACGGCACAAATGCTTGATCAGCTCGGCAAAAGCTATGTGATTGTGAATGAAGGGGCGACACCGGCAAAGTTTGATTATTTACCGGGATTTGCACAGATTGTAAACCTTTCTGAGCAGCCGATAGAGGAGAGGTTTTCGCACGTGATCGCGGTGGATGCGGCAGACTCCAAACGGATGGGAGAGGTTTCCCATCTGTTTTTGGAGGATGTAGAGCTGCTCAACATTGACCATCATCCGACCAACGATTACTTCGGGACCGTCAACGTGATTCGAACGGATGCTGCCGCCACCGTAGAGATCATGTTTGACCTGCTGGAGGCGGGAGCGTTTCGCACAGATCCGGAGATTGCTACTTGCATCTATACCGGTCTGGTTACGGACACAGGTGGATTCCGCTACTCCAACACCAGTGCCAACGTGATGGAGATTGCCGCCAAATTGCTTCCGTACGGCGTCAAGCCTGGCGAGGTCGCCGAGCGCTGCTTGGAAGCGATCACACTGGGTCATGTACGCTTGCTGCAGCGGGCTTTGCAGACACTCCAACTGACTCATCGCCGATTGGTGGCCTCCCTGCGGGTAACCCATCGCGATCTCGTGGAAACAGAGGCTTCTTCTGACGATTTGAGCGGTTTGGTCAATTACGGGAGAAACATCGAGGGTGTTGAGGTTGGCGTGCTGTTCACGGAGATGCAGCCAGGGTTCATCAAGGTGAACTTGCGCTCTCGCCGAGAGGTGGACGTGTCGCAAATCGCCAAGCACTTTGGCGGAGGAGGACATGCACGGGCAGCCGGATACAGCTATGTCGGCAGCATAGCGGATGCAGAGCAGGAACTGTTTTCCAGTCTCAGCGAGGTACTTGGAGTGAACCGCGATGAGTAA